One genomic region from Thunnus maccoyii chromosome 16, fThuMac1.1, whole genome shotgun sequence encodes:
- the pacs2 gene encoding phosphofurin acidic cluster sorting protein 2 isoform X2 — MAERSGRLSFPGSGALNRPVPMNLFATWEIDGSSPNCIPRLCSLTLKKLVVMRELDKELISVVIAVKIQGSKRILRSHEIVLPPSGSVETDLALTFSLQYPHFLKREGNKLQIMLQRRKRYKNRTILGYKTLAVGSIDMTEVMQHPTEGGQVLPLCSNQKDMLGKVAEIWIFSLSSQPIDHEEAALQGGQKIKCSDNYSEEEYESFSSEQEASDDAVQGQDLEDDEYDVRKPKKQRRSIVRTASITRQNFKQRVVALLKRFRVSDEVLDSEQDPAEPPPEVEEEDLDLDSVEFENPSDSGPELDDDDSVLSTPKPKLKPYFEGLSLSSSQTEIGSIHSSRSHREPPSPIDPDKTKCGGAKFQDDNVSDNVSFEQPEAVTPTTELEMDNMDTFLERLPPSGKMTKTESLIISSNRQEPKLAGRRGRSTSLKERQPSRPQNERANSLDNERSLDTRCHLQIPRKTVYDQLNHILISDNQLPDSIILINTSDWQGQYLSDMLQNQHLPVVCTCTTADIQAAFNTIVSRIQRFCNCNSQTPIPIKIAVAGAQHYLSAVLRLFVDHLSSKTPDWLGYMRFLIIPLGAHPVSKYLGTIDYRYNNLFQDAAWRDLFHKPEAPVVVQESPDVVSRVTQYMVGANGAHQLPIAEAMLTYKQKRKKSFHFDFAVSPDEDSCQKFIPFIGMVKVGLVEQTSATSGDSDDAAPMGSSLLSSTPPQVSPALKEASPTPPSSPSVNTSFCAYSSGGQAELMGLQVDYWVAPTERKKDVEKRDSSSKNTLKCNFRSLQVSRLPLGGAEPSTQPTMSMTVVTKEKNKKVMFLPKKSKDKEVESKSQVIEGISRLICTAKHQQTMLRVLIDGVEWNDVKFFQLAAQWSSHVKHFPIGIFGHSKGPY, encoded by the exons ATTGTGCAGTCTGACGTTGAAGAAGCTGGTGGTGATGAGAGAGCTTGATAAAGAGCTGATCTCCGTGGTCATCGCTGTTAAAATACAG GGCTCCAAGAGGATTTTGAGGTCCCATGAGATAGTGCTGCCACCCAGTGGGTCTGTGGAGACTGATCTGGCACTCACCTTTTCACTGCAG TACCCGCACTTCTTAAAACGAGAAGGAAACAAGCTGCAGATCATGCTCCAAAGGCGGAAGAGATACAAGAACCGAACCATCTTGGGCTACAAAACTCTTGCAGTGGGCTCTATTGATATGACCGAG GTGATGCAGCACCCGACAGAGGGAGGCCAGGTTCTGCCTCTCTGCAGCAACCAGAAAGACATGCTGGGTAAAGTGGCAGAGATCTGGATCTTTTCCCTGTCCAGTCAGCCAATAGACCACGAGGAGGCAGCCCTGCAGGGGGGGCAGAAGATCAAATGCTCCG ATAACTACTCAGAGGAAGAGTACGAGAGCTTCTCCTCAGAGCAGGAGGCCAGCGATGACGCCGTGCAGGGACAG gATCTCGAGGATGACGAGTACGATGTGCGAAAGCCAAAGAAGCAGAGGAGGTCGATCGTAAGGACCGCCTCCATCACCAGA CAGAACTTTAAGCAGCGAGTGGTGGCTCTTCTGAAGCGGTTCAGAGTATCGGATGAG gtgctGGACTCGGAGCAGGACCCTGCGGAGCCGCCTCctgaggtggaggaagaggatcTGGACCTGGACAGCGTGGAGTTTGAGAACCCCAGCGACAGCGGCCCGGAGCTGGATGATGACGACAGCGTTCTCAGCACACCAAAACCCAAACtcaa GCCATATTTTGAGGgtctctccctctccagctCTCAAACTGAGATTGGCAGCATCCACAGCAGCCGGAGCCACCGGGAGCCTCCCAGCCCG ATTGACCCAGATAAAACTAAATGCGGTGGAGCCAAGTTTCAGGATGACAATGTTTCTGATAACGTCTCCTTT GAGCAGCCGGAGGCGGTGACTCCGACCACAGAGCTGGAGATGGACAACATGGACACGTTTCTAGAGAGACTGCCACCAAGTGGCAAAATGACCAAGACAGAGTCCTTAATCATTTCATCCAACag GCAGGAACCGAAGTTGGCAGGGAGGCGAGGCAGGAGCACGTCGTTGAAGGAACGTCAGCCCAGCAGGCCGCAGAACGAGAGGGCCAACAGCCTGGACAACGAGCGGTCCCTGGACACACGCTGCCACCTACAG ATCCCAAGAAAGACTGTATATGATCAACTAAACCACATCCTGATATCTGATAACCAGCTTCCTGACAGCATCATCCTCATCAACACGTCCGACTGGCAGGGCCAG TATCTTTCGGATATGCTGCAAAACCAACATCTACCAGTGGTCTGCACCTGCACCACGGCCGACATCCAAGCTGCGTTCAACACCATCGTCTCCCGCATACAGAGATT TTGCAACTGTAACTCCCAGACGCCCATTCCCATAAAGATCGCAGTGGCGGGAGCGCAGCACTATCTCAGTGCCGTCCTGAGGCTTTTTGTGGACCACCTCTCCTCTAAGACCCCTGACTGGCTCGGCTACATGAGGTTCCTCATCATCCCTCTAG GTGCACATCCCGTCTCCAAATATCTGGGCACCATCGACTATCGATACAATAATTTGTTCCAAGATGCTGCTTGGAGGGACCTGTTTCACAAGCCGGAGGCTCCTGTTGTTG TCCAGGAGAGCCCAGACGTGGTTTCGAGGGTAACGCAGTACATGGTGGGAGCTAACGGAGCTCACCAGCTTCCCATCGCGGAGGCCATGCTCACCTACAAGCAGAAGAG gAAAAAGagctttcattttgattttgcaGTAAG CCCTGATGAGGACTCGTGTCAGAAATTCATCCCTTTCATCGGG ATGGTGAAAGTTGGACTTGTGGAGCAAACATCTGCAACGTCAG GAGACTCTGATGATGCAGCACCTATGGGCTCCTCGCTGCTCTCCTCCACTCCTCCACAAGTCTCGCCTGCACTCAAAGAGGCATCGCCCACCCCGCCCTCCTCTCCCTCCGTCAACACGAGCTTCTGTGCTTACAG TTCTGGCGGTCAGGCGGAGCTGATGGGGCTTCAGGTGGACTACTGGGTGGCTCCGACGGAAAGGAAGAAAGACGTGGAGAAGCGGGACTCCTCCTCCAAAAACACTCTGAAGTGCAATTTCCGCTCGCTGCAGGTCAGCCGGCTGCCTCTGGGGGGCGCTGAGCCGAGCACCCAGCCCACCATGTCCATGACGGTGGTGACCAAGGAGAAGAATAAAAAGG TCATGTTCCTGCCAAAAAAGAGCAAAGACAAGGAGGTGGAGTCGAAGAGTCAAGTGATCGAGGGCATCAGCCGGCTCATCTGCACTGCCAAGCACCAGCAGACCATGCTGAGAG tgCTGATTGACGGCGTTGAGTGGAACGATGTCAAGTTTTTCCAGCTGGCGGCACAGTGGTCCTCACACGTCAAACACTTTCCAATCGGGATCTTTGGACACTCAAAAGGCCCTTACTAG
- the pacs2 gene encoding phosphofurin acidic cluster sorting protein 2 isoform X3, giving the protein MAERSGRLSFPGSGALNRPVPMNLFATWEIDGSSPNCIPRLCSLTLKKLVVMRELDKELISVVIAVKIQGSKRILRSHEIVLPPSGSVETDLALTFSLQYPHFLKREGNKLQIMLQRRKRYKNRTILGYKTLAVGSIDMTEVMQHPTEGGQVLPLCSNQKDMLGKVAEIWIFSLSSQPIDHEEAALQGGQKIKCSDNYSEEEYESFSSEQEASDDAVQGQDLEDDEYDVRKPKKQRRSIVRTASITRQQNFKQRVVALLKRFRVSDEVLDSEQDPAEPPPEVEEEDLDLDSVEFENPSDSGPELDDDDSVLSTPKPKLKPYFEGLSLSSSQTEIGSIHSSRSHREPPSPIDPDKTKCGGAKFQDDNVSDNVSFEQPEAVTPTTELEMDNMDTFLERLPPSGKMTKTESLIISSNRQEPKLAGRRGRSTSLKERQPSRPQNERANSLDNERSLDTRCHLQIPRKTVYDQLNHILISDNQLPDSIILINTSDWQGQYLSDMLQNQHLPVVCTCTTADIQAAFNTIVSRIQRFCNCNSQTPIPIKIAVAGAQHYLSAVLRLFVDHLSSKTPDWLGYMRFLIIPLGAHPVSKYLGTIDYRYNNLFQDAAWRDLFHKPEAPVVVQESPDVVSRVTQYMVGANGAHQLPIAEAMLTYKQKSPDEDSCQKFIPFIGMVKVGLVEQTSATSGDSDDAAPMGSSLLSSTPPQVSPALKEASPTPPSSPSVNTSFCAYSSGGQAELMGLQVDYWVAPTERKKDVEKRDSSSKNTLKCNFRSLQVSRLPLGGAEPSTQPTMSMTVVTKEKNKKVMFLPKKSKDKEVESKSQVIEGISRLICTAKHQQTMLRVLIDGVEWNDVKFFQLAAQWSSHVKHFPIGIFGHSKGPY; this is encoded by the exons ATTGTGCAGTCTGACGTTGAAGAAGCTGGTGGTGATGAGAGAGCTTGATAAAGAGCTGATCTCCGTGGTCATCGCTGTTAAAATACAG GGCTCCAAGAGGATTTTGAGGTCCCATGAGATAGTGCTGCCACCCAGTGGGTCTGTGGAGACTGATCTGGCACTCACCTTTTCACTGCAG TACCCGCACTTCTTAAAACGAGAAGGAAACAAGCTGCAGATCATGCTCCAAAGGCGGAAGAGATACAAGAACCGAACCATCTTGGGCTACAAAACTCTTGCAGTGGGCTCTATTGATATGACCGAG GTGATGCAGCACCCGACAGAGGGAGGCCAGGTTCTGCCTCTCTGCAGCAACCAGAAAGACATGCTGGGTAAAGTGGCAGAGATCTGGATCTTTTCCCTGTCCAGTCAGCCAATAGACCACGAGGAGGCAGCCCTGCAGGGGGGGCAGAAGATCAAATGCTCCG ATAACTACTCAGAGGAAGAGTACGAGAGCTTCTCCTCAGAGCAGGAGGCCAGCGATGACGCCGTGCAGGGACAG gATCTCGAGGATGACGAGTACGATGTGCGAAAGCCAAAGAAGCAGAGGAGGTCGATCGTAAGGACCGCCTCCATCACCAGA CAGCAGAACTTTAAGCAGCGAGTGGTGGCTCTTCTGAAGCGGTTCAGAGTATCGGATGAG gtgctGGACTCGGAGCAGGACCCTGCGGAGCCGCCTCctgaggtggaggaagaggatcTGGACCTGGACAGCGTGGAGTTTGAGAACCCCAGCGACAGCGGCCCGGAGCTGGATGATGACGACAGCGTTCTCAGCACACCAAAACCCAAACtcaa GCCATATTTTGAGGgtctctccctctccagctCTCAAACTGAGATTGGCAGCATCCACAGCAGCCGGAGCCACCGGGAGCCTCCCAGCCCG ATTGACCCAGATAAAACTAAATGCGGTGGAGCCAAGTTTCAGGATGACAATGTTTCTGATAACGTCTCCTTT GAGCAGCCGGAGGCGGTGACTCCGACCACAGAGCTGGAGATGGACAACATGGACACGTTTCTAGAGAGACTGCCACCAAGTGGCAAAATGACCAAGACAGAGTCCTTAATCATTTCATCCAACag GCAGGAACCGAAGTTGGCAGGGAGGCGAGGCAGGAGCACGTCGTTGAAGGAACGTCAGCCCAGCAGGCCGCAGAACGAGAGGGCCAACAGCCTGGACAACGAGCGGTCCCTGGACACACGCTGCCACCTACAG ATCCCAAGAAAGACTGTATATGATCAACTAAACCACATCCTGATATCTGATAACCAGCTTCCTGACAGCATCATCCTCATCAACACGTCCGACTGGCAGGGCCAG TATCTTTCGGATATGCTGCAAAACCAACATCTACCAGTGGTCTGCACCTGCACCACGGCCGACATCCAAGCTGCGTTCAACACCATCGTCTCCCGCATACAGAGATT TTGCAACTGTAACTCCCAGACGCCCATTCCCATAAAGATCGCAGTGGCGGGAGCGCAGCACTATCTCAGTGCCGTCCTGAGGCTTTTTGTGGACCACCTCTCCTCTAAGACCCCTGACTGGCTCGGCTACATGAGGTTCCTCATCATCCCTCTAG GTGCACATCCCGTCTCCAAATATCTGGGCACCATCGACTATCGATACAATAATTTGTTCCAAGATGCTGCTTGGAGGGACCTGTTTCACAAGCCGGAGGCTCCTGTTGTTG TCCAGGAGAGCCCAGACGTGGTTTCGAGGGTAACGCAGTACATGGTGGGAGCTAACGGAGCTCACCAGCTTCCCATCGCGGAGGCCATGCTCACCTACAAGCAGAAGAG CCCTGATGAGGACTCGTGTCAGAAATTCATCCCTTTCATCGGG ATGGTGAAAGTTGGACTTGTGGAGCAAACATCTGCAACGTCAG GAGACTCTGATGATGCAGCACCTATGGGCTCCTCGCTGCTCTCCTCCACTCCTCCACAAGTCTCGCCTGCACTCAAAGAGGCATCGCCCACCCCGCCCTCCTCTCCCTCCGTCAACACGAGCTTCTGTGCTTACAG TTCTGGCGGTCAGGCGGAGCTGATGGGGCTTCAGGTGGACTACTGGGTGGCTCCGACGGAAAGGAAGAAAGACGTGGAGAAGCGGGACTCCTCCTCCAAAAACACTCTGAAGTGCAATTTCCGCTCGCTGCAGGTCAGCCGGCTGCCTCTGGGGGGCGCTGAGCCGAGCACCCAGCCCACCATGTCCATGACGGTGGTGACCAAGGAGAAGAATAAAAAGG TCATGTTCCTGCCAAAAAAGAGCAAAGACAAGGAGGTGGAGTCGAAGAGTCAAGTGATCGAGGGCATCAGCCGGCTCATCTGCACTGCCAAGCACCAGCAGACCATGCTGAGAG tgCTGATTGACGGCGTTGAGTGGAACGATGTCAAGTTTTTCCAGCTGGCGGCACAGTGGTCCTCACACGTCAAACACTTTCCAATCGGGATCTTTGGACACTCAAAAGGCCCTTACTAG
- the pacs2 gene encoding phosphofurin acidic cluster sorting protein 2 isoform X1, whose product MAERSGRLSFPGSGALNRPVPMNLFATWEIDGSSPNCIPRLCSLTLKKLVVMRELDKELISVVIAVKIQGSKRILRSHEIVLPPSGSVETDLALTFSLQYPHFLKREGNKLQIMLQRRKRYKNRTILGYKTLAVGSIDMTEVMQHPTEGGQVLPLCSNQKDMLGKVAEIWIFSLSSQPIDHEEAALQGGQKIKCSDNYSEEEYESFSSEQEASDDAVQGQDLEDDEYDVRKPKKQRRSIVRTASITRQQNFKQRVVALLKRFRVSDEVLDSEQDPAEPPPEVEEEDLDLDSVEFENPSDSGPELDDDDSVLSTPKPKLKPYFEGLSLSSSQTEIGSIHSSRSHREPPSPIDPDKTKCGGAKFQDDNVSDNVSFEQPEAVTPTTELEMDNMDTFLERLPPSGKMTKTESLIISSNRQEPKLAGRRGRSTSLKERQPSRPQNERANSLDNERSLDTRCHLQIPRKTVYDQLNHILISDNQLPDSIILINTSDWQGQYLSDMLQNQHLPVVCTCTTADIQAAFNTIVSRIQRFCNCNSQTPIPIKIAVAGAQHYLSAVLRLFVDHLSSKTPDWLGYMRFLIIPLGAHPVSKYLGTIDYRYNNLFQDAAWRDLFHKPEAPVVVQESPDVVSRVTQYMVGANGAHQLPIAEAMLTYKQKRKKSFHFDFAVSPDEDSCQKFIPFIGMVKVGLVEQTSATSGDSDDAAPMGSSLLSSTPPQVSPALKEASPTPPSSPSVNTSFCAYSSGGQAELMGLQVDYWVAPTERKKDVEKRDSSSKNTLKCNFRSLQVSRLPLGGAEPSTQPTMSMTVVTKEKNKKVMFLPKKSKDKEVESKSQVIEGISRLICTAKHQQTMLRVLIDGVEWNDVKFFQLAAQWSSHVKHFPIGIFGHSKGPY is encoded by the exons ATTGTGCAGTCTGACGTTGAAGAAGCTGGTGGTGATGAGAGAGCTTGATAAAGAGCTGATCTCCGTGGTCATCGCTGTTAAAATACAG GGCTCCAAGAGGATTTTGAGGTCCCATGAGATAGTGCTGCCACCCAGTGGGTCTGTGGAGACTGATCTGGCACTCACCTTTTCACTGCAG TACCCGCACTTCTTAAAACGAGAAGGAAACAAGCTGCAGATCATGCTCCAAAGGCGGAAGAGATACAAGAACCGAACCATCTTGGGCTACAAAACTCTTGCAGTGGGCTCTATTGATATGACCGAG GTGATGCAGCACCCGACAGAGGGAGGCCAGGTTCTGCCTCTCTGCAGCAACCAGAAAGACATGCTGGGTAAAGTGGCAGAGATCTGGATCTTTTCCCTGTCCAGTCAGCCAATAGACCACGAGGAGGCAGCCCTGCAGGGGGGGCAGAAGATCAAATGCTCCG ATAACTACTCAGAGGAAGAGTACGAGAGCTTCTCCTCAGAGCAGGAGGCCAGCGATGACGCCGTGCAGGGACAG gATCTCGAGGATGACGAGTACGATGTGCGAAAGCCAAAGAAGCAGAGGAGGTCGATCGTAAGGACCGCCTCCATCACCAGA CAGCAGAACTTTAAGCAGCGAGTGGTGGCTCTTCTGAAGCGGTTCAGAGTATCGGATGAG gtgctGGACTCGGAGCAGGACCCTGCGGAGCCGCCTCctgaggtggaggaagaggatcTGGACCTGGACAGCGTGGAGTTTGAGAACCCCAGCGACAGCGGCCCGGAGCTGGATGATGACGACAGCGTTCTCAGCACACCAAAACCCAAACtcaa GCCATATTTTGAGGgtctctccctctccagctCTCAAACTGAGATTGGCAGCATCCACAGCAGCCGGAGCCACCGGGAGCCTCCCAGCCCG ATTGACCCAGATAAAACTAAATGCGGTGGAGCCAAGTTTCAGGATGACAATGTTTCTGATAACGTCTCCTTT GAGCAGCCGGAGGCGGTGACTCCGACCACAGAGCTGGAGATGGACAACATGGACACGTTTCTAGAGAGACTGCCACCAAGTGGCAAAATGACCAAGACAGAGTCCTTAATCATTTCATCCAACag GCAGGAACCGAAGTTGGCAGGGAGGCGAGGCAGGAGCACGTCGTTGAAGGAACGTCAGCCCAGCAGGCCGCAGAACGAGAGGGCCAACAGCCTGGACAACGAGCGGTCCCTGGACACACGCTGCCACCTACAG ATCCCAAGAAAGACTGTATATGATCAACTAAACCACATCCTGATATCTGATAACCAGCTTCCTGACAGCATCATCCTCATCAACACGTCCGACTGGCAGGGCCAG TATCTTTCGGATATGCTGCAAAACCAACATCTACCAGTGGTCTGCACCTGCACCACGGCCGACATCCAAGCTGCGTTCAACACCATCGTCTCCCGCATACAGAGATT TTGCAACTGTAACTCCCAGACGCCCATTCCCATAAAGATCGCAGTGGCGGGAGCGCAGCACTATCTCAGTGCCGTCCTGAGGCTTTTTGTGGACCACCTCTCCTCTAAGACCCCTGACTGGCTCGGCTACATGAGGTTCCTCATCATCCCTCTAG GTGCACATCCCGTCTCCAAATATCTGGGCACCATCGACTATCGATACAATAATTTGTTCCAAGATGCTGCTTGGAGGGACCTGTTTCACAAGCCGGAGGCTCCTGTTGTTG TCCAGGAGAGCCCAGACGTGGTTTCGAGGGTAACGCAGTACATGGTGGGAGCTAACGGAGCTCACCAGCTTCCCATCGCGGAGGCCATGCTCACCTACAAGCAGAAGAG gAAAAAGagctttcattttgattttgcaGTAAG CCCTGATGAGGACTCGTGTCAGAAATTCATCCCTTTCATCGGG ATGGTGAAAGTTGGACTTGTGGAGCAAACATCTGCAACGTCAG GAGACTCTGATGATGCAGCACCTATGGGCTCCTCGCTGCTCTCCTCCACTCCTCCACAAGTCTCGCCTGCACTCAAAGAGGCATCGCCCACCCCGCCCTCCTCTCCCTCCGTCAACACGAGCTTCTGTGCTTACAG TTCTGGCGGTCAGGCGGAGCTGATGGGGCTTCAGGTGGACTACTGGGTGGCTCCGACGGAAAGGAAGAAAGACGTGGAGAAGCGGGACTCCTCCTCCAAAAACACTCTGAAGTGCAATTTCCGCTCGCTGCAGGTCAGCCGGCTGCCTCTGGGGGGCGCTGAGCCGAGCACCCAGCCCACCATGTCCATGACGGTGGTGACCAAGGAGAAGAATAAAAAGG TCATGTTCCTGCCAAAAAAGAGCAAAGACAAGGAGGTGGAGTCGAAGAGTCAAGTGATCGAGGGCATCAGCCGGCTCATCTGCACTGCCAAGCACCAGCAGACCATGCTGAGAG tgCTGATTGACGGCGTTGAGTGGAACGATGTCAAGTTTTTCCAGCTGGCGGCACAGTGGTCCTCACACGTCAAACACTTTCCAATCGGGATCTTTGGACACTCAAAAGGCCCTTACTAG